From a region of the Zingiber officinale cultivar Zhangliang chromosome 4B, Zo_v1.1, whole genome shotgun sequence genome:
- the LOC121978649 gene encoding uncharacterized protein LOC121978649 produces the protein MDAGADNAPLVATPDEGGLDDIDVALHRLEGFLCLLGFPDSTSSQARIAASWAAFLLLGVAVPCAAIFLSQCSPSVCEEFKVEQFELCVLLSEVSLAAVSLVCISHNLLKYGIRRFLFVDQHHGHVQRFQKEYVRKIQEFFHLLLWWILPCFLVMTAREIIRFVYTFYETTWRSTTVLVASMISWVYLTIILLSACMSFNLICNLQIIHFEDYGKLLERDVETFECLEEHARLHFYLSKISHRFRIFLLSIFSVVTVSQFATLFQITRYSGKINFTNAGSLAVSSVVQVVVIVLCLNAASKISHRAQRIGSLASRWHAYATCCPTKSQVQDTSVSGNMEDVSACSSSRDYSENDLESLENSTMFNNAHLASFMPSYHKRQALVIYLQSNPGGITIFGWTVDRTMISTIFFFELTLVLFVLSETLVFPSLSGFVHSSQQA, from the exons ATGGACGCCGGCGCAGACAACGCTCCGCTGGTGGCAACCCCGGATGAGGGAGGGTTGGATGATATTGACGTTGCACTCCACCGCCTCGAGGGCTTCCTCTGTCTGCTCGGTTTCCCTGACTCCACCTCCTCGCAGGCCCGCATCGCCGCATCCTGGGCCGCCTTCCTCCTTCTCGGAGTTGCCGTCCCATGTGCTGCAATATTCCTCTCCCAGTGCTCTCCCTCCGTCTGCGAAGAGTTCAAAGTGGAGCAGTTCGAGCTCTGCGTCCTCCTCTCTGAGGTCTCTCTCGCCGCCGTCTCCCTTGTTTGCATCTCGCATAACCTTCTCAAGTACGGGATTCGGAGATTCTTGTTCGTGGATCAGCACCACGGCCATGTCCAGAGATTTCAGAAGGAGTATGTCCGAAAAATCCAG GAATTCTTTCATTTGCTACTTTGGTGGATATTGCCATGCTTTCTTGTAATGACCGCCCGTGAAATTATCCGCTTTGTGTATACCTTCTATGAGACCACATGGAGATCAACAACAGTTTTGGTAGCTTCAATGATTTCATGGGTTTATTTAACAATCATTCTTTTATCAGCTTGTATGTCGTTCAATCTTATATGTAATTTACAAATTATTCACTTCGAAGACTATGGAAAGCTTTTGGAAAGAGATGTAGAAACTTTTGAGTGTTTGGAGGAACATGCGCGCCTACATTTCTATCTTTCAAAAATAAGTCATAGGTTCCGCATATTTCTGCTTTCCATTTTCTCGGTTGTCACAGTCAGTCAATTTGCCACCCTTTTTCAAATCACTAGATATAGTGGGAAGATCAATTTCACTAATGCTGGAAGCTTAGCT GTTTCATCTGTTGTTCAAGTTGTTGTTATAGTTCTCTGTTtaaatgcagcatccaaaattTCCCATAGGGCTCAACGCATCGGATCCTTAGCTAGTAGATGGCATGCCTATGCAACATGCTGTCCGACTAAATCGCAAGTGCAGGATACAAGTGTATCAGGGAATATGGAGGATGTTTCAGCGTGTTCCTCGTCGAGAGATTATTCTGAGAATGATTTGGAATCACTAGAAAATTCGACAATGTTTAATAATGCTCATCTGGCTTCTTTTATGCCCTCATATCACAAACGGCAAGCTCTTG TTATTTATCTGCAGTCCAACCCCGGAGGCATTACAATCTTTGGATGGACAGTTGACCGAACAATGATCAGTACAATTTTCTTCTTTGAGTTGACCCTTGTGCTTTTTGTGCTTAGCGAAACTTTAGTATTTCCTTCTTTGAGTGGCTTTGTGCATTCCTCGCAACAAGCTTGA
- the LOC121976513 gene encoding E3 ubiquitin-protein ligase RGLG2-like: MGAKCAKGFSQETDSRSYAQSRQVTQYRNSNSNHHSAPAAVRSNDPRPRIERRYSRISDNYETLEQVTEALAESGLESSNLIVGIDFTKSNEWTGKFSFGGRSLHHIGDTTPNPYEQAISIIGRTLSAFDEDNLIPCFGFGDASTHDQDVFSFYPNEQPCNGFENTLARYKELLPHLRLAGPTSFAPIIEMAMTIVEQTGGQYHVLLIIADGQVTRSVDTQFGHFGSQEQKTIDAIVRASEFPLSIILVGVGDGPWDMMKEFDDNIPARSYDNFQFVNFTEIMAKNIPLARKEAAFSLAALMEIPSQYKATIDMGILGCRTGKSPRRVPLLPPTGSQSKSSFGYDSSKSSNFHQSSSPYSGYRAETSARTAPTSAFEIEICPICLSNPKDMVFGCGHQTCSACGQSLQSCPLCRTEIQTRIKLY, from the exons ATGGGAGCGAAATGCGCCAAGGGATTCTCGCAGGAGACGGATTCTCGTAGCTACGCCCAGTCCCGGCAAGTGACTCAGTATCGAAATTCGAACAGCAACCACCACTCCGCTCCTGCTGCCGTTCGATCGAATGATCCGCGGCCGAGGATTGAACGGAGGTATTCGCGAATAAGCGACAACTACGAGACTTTGGAGCAG GTTACCGAAGCCCTAGCAGAGTCTGGCCTTGAGTCCTCTAATTTAATTGTAGGCATTGATTTCACAAAGAGCAATGAGTGGACAG GCAAATTCTCATTTGGTGGCCGTAGCTTGCATCACATTGGAGATACAACACCGAATCCTTATGAACAAGCAATCTCCATTATTGGACGAACCTTATCAGCATTTGACGAAGACAACTTGATTCCTTGCTTTGGGTTTGGAGATG CATCCACGCACGATCAAGATGTTTTTAGTTTTTATCCAAATGAGCAACCTTGTAATGGTTTTGAAAATACTCTGGCACGATACAAAGAACTACTGCCTCATCTGAGATTGGCTG GCCCGACCTCTTTTGCACCAATTATTGAAATGGCTATGACTATTGTGGAACAGACTGGTGGTCAGTACCATGTTTTATTGATAATTGCTGATGGACAG GTTACAAGGAGTGTAGATACCCAATTTGGTCACTTTGGTTCTCAAGAGCAGAAAACTATAGATGCTATTGTCCGAGCAAG TGAATTTCCATTGTCAATAATCTTAGTTGGAGTTGGAGACGGTCCTTGGGACATGATGAAAGAATTTGACGATAACATACCTGCCCGTTCCTATGACAATTTCCAG TTTGTCAATTTTACTGAGATAATGGCAAAGAATATACCTCTAGCAAGAAAAGAGGCAGCATTTTCTCTCGCAGCATTAATGGAGATACCTTCTCAATATAAAGCAACTATAGACATGGGGATATTGGG TTGTCGAACAGGGAAGTCTCCTCGAAGGGTACCTCTTCTTCCCCCCACTGGAAGTCAAAGCAAATCTTCTTTTGGATATGATAGCTCCAAGTCATCGAATTTCCATCAAAGTTCATCACCCTATTCTGGTTATAGAGCAGAAACCAGTGCACGAACTGCACCAACATCGGCCTTCGAAATTGAG ATTTGTCCAATTTGTTTGTCTAATCCAAAAGACATGGTCTTCGGCTGTGGGCACCAG ACATGTTCCGCCTGTGGCCAAAGTCTTCAGTCATGCCCTCTTTGCCGTACTGAAATCCAGACTAGAATAAAGCTCTACTGA
- the LOC121976514 gene encoding 28 kDa ribonucleoprotein, chloroplastic-like: MPFKLTMADALIPSLPPVLFSSEPWLPQLIPLLRSSKPLRLSSSLSSSSISLSKKPPFLPLVTRTSRWDFQKGLDLGVTPVLEELAGEEEEQTEKPVTIAQGLDGFVEKPKEEDPYAAPPDKIKLYVGNLPYNVDSQKLSQLFEKAGAVEVAEVIYNRLTGQSRGFGFVTMNTAQEAEKTVKLFNNYEFDGRLLSVNKAAPKGPHGNSERSFRIFIGSLPSTMDDDRLEQLFNEHGKVLEAKVIYDNDTGLSRCYGFVKMASQSQRDDAIAALNGQSLDGHTLKVKVAEPQRRNFVL, from the exons ATGCCCTTCAAGCTTACCATGGCCGATGCCCTTATCCCTTCCCTCCCGCCCGTTTTATTCTCTTCCGAGCCCTGGCTTCCTCAACTCATCCCTCTTCTCCGCTCGTCTAAGCCCCTCCGCCTCTCCTCTTCCCTTTCCTCGTCGTCGATTTCTCTCAGCAAGAAGCCCCCTTTTCTTCCCCTCGTGACCCGGACCTCACGCTGGGATTTCCAGAAGGGGCTCGACTTGGGAGTCACACCTGTGCTCGAGGAATTAgccggagaagaagaggagcagaCCGAGAAGCCTGTGACAATCGCCCAGGGTTTGGACGGGTTTGTAGAGAAACCAAAGGAGGAGGATCCTTACGCTGCTCCACCGGACAAGATCAAGCTCTACGTCGGAAACCTCCCCTACAATGTGGACAGCCAGAAGCTCTCCCAGCTCTTCGAGAAGGCTGGCGCCGTTGAGGTCGCCGAG GTAATTTACAATCGGTTGACTGGCCAGAGTCGTGGCTTTGGATTTGTGACCATGAACACTGCTCAAGAAGCAGAGAAAACTGTGAAATTGTTTAATAACTAT GAATTTGATGGCAGGCTTTTGTCTGTAAACAAAGCAGCTCCCAAGGGACCCCATGGGAATTCTGAAAGATCTTTTAGAATATTTATCGGCAGTTTGCCTTCGACAATGGATGATGACCGTTTGGAACAACTATTTAACGAACATGGAAAAGTGCTGGAAGCAAAAGTGATATACGACAACGATACTGGACTCTCACGTTGTTATGGCTTTGTGAAAATGGCATCGCAGTCTCAAAGGGATGATGCGATTGCTGCTCTTAATGGGCAG AGTTTGGACGGTCATACATTGAAAGTCAAAGTTGCAGAGCCACAAAGAAGAAACTTTGTTCTTTAA